Proteins found in one Hirundo rustica isolate bHirRus1 chromosome Z, bHirRus1.pri.v3, whole genome shotgun sequence genomic segment:
- the LOC120765674 gene encoding uncharacterized protein LOC120765674, whose amino-acid sequence MFWVAFVLLPSELSWCFPQRLETHFGNNETGNTISGSFLMALGPSVRATEDPLMLGAERRLKIDTRFWQKERRSPPVSRNLEACRRHSSVPRAGRRREHGLRGGRAQRMGAPFPAPTELLAGLSKSQRSQHPRAPSRGNPLSGIRRRGCRCPASQPGLARDSQLPAHGVGSAAKKVALEPAVPCSPAARFWAAGRRLLPARAARNSENCGGRGDVPRAGSEAPQLNQEPPGIVAQHL is encoded by the exons ATGTTCTGGGTGGCTTTTGTGCTGTTACCCTCAGAACTTTCGTGGTGTTTCCCTCAACGTTTAGAAACACACTTTGGAAATAATGAAACGGGAAACACAATTTCGGGGTCCTTTCTGATGGCTCTTGGCCCCAGCGTCAGAGCCACAGAGGATCCCCTGATGCTGGGAGCCGAGCGGAGGCTGAAGATCGATACCCG GTTTTGGCAGAAAGAACGACGGTCTCCACCCGTCTCCCGCAATCTGGAAGCCTGCAGGAgacacagctctgtccccag GGCAGGCAGGCGGCGGGAGCACGGGCTCCGCGGGGGACGGGCTCAGAGGATGGGCGCTCCTTTCCCTGCACCGACAGAGCTTCTGGCGGGTCTGAGCAAATCGCAAAGGTCACAACACCCCCGGGCCCCTTCCCGGGGGAACCCGCTGTCCGGAATCCGGCGCCGAGGGTGCCGGTGCCCAGCCTCGCAGCCTGGACTGGCAAGAgactcccagctcccagcacacgGTGTCGGGTCGGCAGCAAAGAAAGTGGCTCTGGAGCCggctgttccctgcagccctgcgGCCCGTTTCTGGGCTGCAGGAAGACGCCTCCTGCCAGCCCGAGCAGCTCGGAACTCTGAGAACTGTGGAGGAAGAGGGGACGTTCCCCGGGCAGGGAGTGAAGCCCCTCAGCTAAACCAAGAACCACCGGGGATTGTTGCTCAGCACCTGTGA